The stretch of DNA AATTCAAAGCATGGAGATCGTGTGACAAAAGATGAGTAAGGCTAATCATATCAAAAGAAAAGTGAAGATGTTCCCACCTGCCCTCCTTTTTTGTTTCACGGTTCTTGTGGCAGAGAGGTCTCCTTTAGTCGTTCCTGACTTGCTACAATTTGTTTCTGGCATCCGCTTGAAAAATGCCCCTTTAGGAGATGCCACTCTGGTACCATTTTGAGCATCAACTGGCAAGAACTTTACAGGGAAAGACTCAATCCCAGGACTCTTGCTGACAATTGGAGATGGAGAAGATATGCACATATCCACTCTTGGACACTTTCTTCTGGACTTATTTCTGTCTTTTACCAGTTGATTTGCCTATATAAAATAAGAGACATACTGCgtgagaaagaagaaaaaaactgaAGACGTGTtactgaaagaaaaaaaaaacatggggACAAAGTAACGCACCAATGCTTCTACAAATGTTTTGAATCTCCGAGGCTTCAGATGCAGCTTCGATGCACTGCAGCTAAATTTTTCGAGCAGAGACCACCTGCATAAAAACCAGCTAATATCTGAGAATTTTCAACGCGATGTAAAAGACATAGTGCAGGGTCAAATGAGAAGGCGATGATAATCAACAACAGACAATGTCCGCTCCCTTTTTACAAGGACAATTCACACATGTATATTGAATAGAAAAATTTAACTCTCTCTACCTCCATAATTCTGTTCCCACCTCAAACAAGCACATCCTTAGCAGTGAAACTTTTTCATTATTAACAAAAGGCTCTTTGGAGGAGAGCCATATGAGATGAAAACATCAAGTACAGTTTTGGAATGGAGCGCTTTTTTTGAATGGAATGAATGACCATAACAGATGTTGGCTCAATCAGAAAGAAATTATCATCATGAAGCTACATGACTATAAATTGAATTTAGATTGTGCATGTAAGTAAGCCAAGCACTTCAAAATCAAGAGAACCATTTTAACTAAATGGATCTGAAAGGTACATAACAGATCAGTAGTATGACAACATATCTACCACATAACAAAATTATAATGACTGATTGGCAGTCCAGTCTCAGATATTATAGCTGGCTAGCTACAATCTACCAGTGTGTTGTGTAATAGAAAGACAATATATCCTAAGTCCTATGTCAAAGAGATAGCTCAGGAAATATTACAAAGTAACTGCTAGTTTTTTGCTGCTATGATGAAAAAATAAAACCAATTGTGAACTATATTTCTCAGACAATTTGCACGTCATAAGATCTACTAAATTACCAACGGAGCATAGCAGCAATGGTATCCTTGGAGTTTTTTGCATCAAGTGAGAATCCAGGACCCAGTAGTTTCTTCATGCGCCGAACAAGACGATAGTAGTAATGCCTGACCTGTATGGCAAGAAGAGCATTGAATATTTTTATGTTACATTCATATACAATGGAATTGAACCTTATGTATAATAAAACAGCCATTTGATGTTGTAAGAGAAGATTAAACATCTTAAGTAACAAAGATTTGATAACCAACTGTAACTACCACTCTAAATACTGCACACTGTCCAGTTCTATCAAAGGCGCGCGCTCCTAGGTCTCAAGTTGCTCTAGGAGACTCTACAATGTGAAGCATTTCTAGTCACAGTGCAAGGCCTAAATGGAAGACTTGATAACATAAAGAAAACCCAAAAGTCTGAAGGATACTATGCCTAAATGAAACCTATCAACATTAACTGGTGGGACCTCAATTTTCGGGATTTGAACAAGCTTTGAAAGGAAAGGAAGCAAAACAAAATGTGGAATCAGCTGAAAGTGAAGAAGAATGACTGGTTGCAAGGGAAAGGAACTCCTTCTCCCATATGAATGCTAACATGGAGCTTGCAATCCTCCCCTCCCCTTACTCCCCACCACCATCACCACACCCCACTCACCCAACCCTTCCCTGTCCTATAATGGCAACATCAGAAAAGAACATCTTGGAAATTACGTACCTGATCCTTGTTTTTACTCTGAACACGGTGTGTAATCTTCTCAAAATTCTGGGGAAAACAACATGGGATTCCCAATCAATCAATTAGTATGCCCTAACTAGATAGTAAAtagcagaagagcattgcaTCCATAATGTATGCTTCTTACTTTTCCAACTTGACGCAGAGCATTGAAGAAATTCTCCTCTTCTTGGCGCGTCCACGCAGCCCATTGACGAGTCGGCTTTTTCGCTATCAAAATCAGACACAGTGAAACTACATCAGGCGAAATCGaactgtggggggggggggggggagaagaATACAAAGATAGTTCACCAGAACGAACCAGGTTTCTGATTGGGATCGGAAGGCTGCACCAAATCAAGCTTCTGATTTGGATCAGATGTTGAAGGAGCAAACTCTATAGTTTGAAGTAGTGGATTCAACTCTCcacgcacctcctcctccatggcattCGTAGCACAGGTATCACGAAATTCCTCTGCTCTGATTTGGACAGAAACAACGAAGAATTACAAAAGAGAAGAACAGATCGAATGATTGAGTGGGCTATCAGAGCGAAGCAGACTGACCGTGGTGGCGATCCGAGAGATCCGTCAGTGAATTTTTTATTTAGGGGAAATTCAGAGTTTGAGGAAATTTTGAGGATTGGGGAAGTTAGGGATTTGGAGAATTGGGGAAAATTATGGGCGAGAAGATGAGTACAACCGGTGAAAAGGGGATCTATCGCCACGTGTGCCTCCTTTTTCAATCGCACGGCTATGTTTCGTCCAGGTACGATATCCAAGCAGTCGGATACGGACGCGGTCGGAGGGCATACGAGGGGGGAGGGAGCGGCGCTGGTATGGTTGTCCGGGGGCGTCAGGTGACGGGCGGAGTTCCAGAACGATGGAATTCAGGCACCGCCCATACAGCGGTAATTTTGgcctataaaaaaaatattcggCGCTGTAGCATAAAGTGTTAGAAAGGTGAAAAGACCACGACCAGAATCTCTTGGGGTAATCTGGTTCCAAGGCACTCCAATGCTGTGGCAAATTCTTTCTAGGGATGTCTTTTTTTTAGGCAAGTCTAATTTAGAAAAGTGTAAAAAATTTTAATTCCTCATCTAATAGAATTCTTGAGGTCGTGGAGCAGAATTTGGTTATTATGAATTTATCACTAAGAGCCAACGATGTACGAATGAGAGCTCAGTTCGTTAGCacctctctctctatatatattctGCCCACCCGTGTTCGATTTCCAAGATAGACACTAGTGGCCCGCGCCTTAAAACttttaaataattaaataatgaacGAAACAATTCACACACACATGGTGTATAGTATTTGCTACCGCATATATCTAGCATGCAACTCCACGTATAACACTTGGAAATTACTCAACTAAAGGCATTCCATATTTAAATTAGAGAATTATATCTATATACACAAAATGAAGAAAGAACATAATCATgggagagaaatgaacaaaTTTTAGTAAGCTTGTCTATAGTTGTTAGGTGTTTCATCGGGCAAGAATCCAAGGACATTCACATTAATGCGATGGTCACAATGTTTCTTCCACTTCTTACCCAAAAAAGACATTCATCTAGCAACAAGCTTTTAGCCACTGCATGATTCTCTTGCTGCCCTCATCTCTGTAGTGAATGCACCACTCTAGCAACCGTGCTAGGTCATTTGCCTAccctttcttcttaatatattcaTACGCAACTCTCCtacgtgttcgagaaaaagatcGTTTGCCTACCATGACCAGCAATGTCTGCCATCATTGGTGTCCAACCTTCGTCCCATCGCATACCTTCATACCTAAtcgaaagtaaaaaaaaaaaagaatcactaAACGTAAATATCAACGAATATTGAGTGGATTGAAAATCGAGTGCCAAAAAAGAATGAAACACTCTagtgagaaagtagctttcttCATTTTGGCAGGTCAAGTCATACTACTCGCTGGATATCTTGCACTTTTACGATCAGTTGTAGCACCTGTGTTGCAGGgcagatccccccccccccccaacaatCATCAACCATGGacaaagaagaggaagaggaaaagagAGGAAGAATAAGAAGAGGAAAATGAGCCCTAAACCCGCCAATGCTGTGTTGTGGTAGTAAAAGCCGATGTATTCAAATCGTTGAAAATAGTTGTGCTATTTGCAAATGCTCAACTATTTTCCCTTAAGCGTTTGTTAGATTAGATCCAAGGAATGGAGATGATGAGTTAAGACTTTGTGGTGGATACATTTTTTAGACGAGCAATTGTGCAATGgatcgattgtttcttctttgttTCCACCGTGAGGTTTTGTTGCCAGAGCGCAGCACAATAACGGGAACTGTGGAAGTGACACAAGACACTGTGCGGACGCGACCGTAGCCTAAAACCGCATCACGGAAGCTGGAATCGACTGTAGAAGCACCAACAAATGGAAACAAATGGAAAGGCCATTTGGGAGGGCTCCAAAACATCTTCACCGGTGAATTCAAAGTAGTAGTTTTACCCGACTTCTAGTTTATTTTTGCCCTGGTGAATTTTTTACCCTCCGAAGCCGGTAAAAGCTCTGCCAAACGAGCCTTAAACATGCACAAGGCGTCTCACTTGACTAGTATCCTGTAATGCCGACGATGGTGCGCAACGGGCCAATGAAGAATTAAGAATACGAAAAACTTTACCGAGAAAAATACCCAGATAAAACTGTCATTCTGACAAATCAAAACAGCTGCCACGAATACTGCCGAACTTCAACGAAAGCAGGCTGATGGGGATATAAACGTATTGGTCCAATCATCCAAACAGGCTGACGAACAGATTGCATTCAAGCTTCTATCTCTGCCCACCGTTAACACATCACATAGGCACACTAACAACAAGCCGCATCCATCCCTTGAGCAGATAGATCATACAGGAGGCACATAGGCAGTTTTAACTACTGAGACAACGTTGGTTCTGATATTGAAGACAGCAACGTCCTCAGCCAGATGAGAAAGCTGTGGGATGCCATGAAATCTACCTCCTCACCGGAGGTGCGCCGCCTCGCCCCACAGGACCACCACCACGGCCAGCAGCAGCCTACAAATTGGCAGGTAAATGAGTTTAGGAATGATATCAAGTGATGAACTGATGAGTGTAGAAGTCCAAATATTATTTAGATCAGAATGAGCCTATGCCATCTATCTATCAAATCAGAAGAATCTACAGGTACTTCCAGATGTTTTGGGTTCCAGTATCACCCCAAGTGCTCAGTTCTCTCATTCTTACAAGATAAACTACGGAGGTCACAAAATGAACACATCATGCATGCTTATTGCTTCAATCCTGCATCAGCAATTCAAGAGCTGAACTTGCCAGCTTTGTGAAGCTCAAATGAATCCTTGTAAGTTCAACAAGAAAAGCCTGAGAGCTCAAATGAATCTGCATTCTAAAGCTCCAGCTAAAGATGtatacatgaaaaaaaaatatggctGAAAGCTAGCCGCGAAAAGGGTCAATACTGATTGAGATAATGGTACAAAGCCTCTGCTAATTTTGTATTTTGAGCATGTTCCATTTGCCCAGTCCATATTACATTTGTTTTGTTGTTCAAAAGAAGAGCAGAATAAAATCCCTCTTCGTTGTCATTTTGTCTCGCAGTACCAGCTGAAGTGAAGGACTATGGTATGATCGAAACCTCCCATTCTATTTAACTAAAAATATAGTTTTAACCAGAAACTTGAATAACGGTGCACCCATACCAGTTTACACTGTTCCCATCCTCACTTGCAAACCATTGATAACCCCATATAAAGTTCTAATAAGAAAATCTTAGCATTTAACACTTCGTTTTTAATTAGATAGACAAGTTTTTGCCCCCTATTGCTCTGACACTAGACAGTTCATTCAAATTCCTCCAGgtgcaaaaaagacaaatttatCCCACAAATTCTGTGCACCCAAGCCTCTATAGTCAAGAGCGGCAAATCCCATGAACTAATATTAACATCATTGGTTCGGTAATGATTAATCTGTTCTAACACACAGATCATCATCTTAATATCAAAAGCAAACCAACAATCGTACACACACAGATCACAACTCATGCATTTCAGAGTGAACATAACAGAACTATCAAATTAAGGTacatcaacaaaaaaaaaatcataggcTCGTAGCTGCACAGCTTGTCACATAGCTGCACAATTGTATACTTGTATCACATAACAGAACAGTTCCAAATTGTCTTACATAAAAGATGAAAAATCAACTCCATGGTGAAGAAAGATTATGCCACACAGATGCTTTTGTAAAACATGACTAAACAAGACATGAGACGCCATTAATTTTCTAGGTAAAAGAAGCAATATTAGTATTAGGGTACCATAGAATGCTAAGGGCAATATCTGAATTTAGAGAAAAGACTTGTTGATCAACAAGAGGAATGCATAAGCAGGTGCCGGTCAACAAATATAACAGAAACAACAAATTTTTCCACAACCATAATATGTATACTGAGACAAGAAATAAAACACTGTTCAACCTACATAATTCAGATAATTTTTCATTTTCACAAAAAGGGGGGAGGACCCTTTGTCCATCATGCAACTGCACCAAGATCTTCTCTTTTGTACTTTTTCTACTTATCATAGTCCACTTTTAGCTCCAATTAGTTAGGACAAATGAAGATAAAATAGAATTATATAAGATGGTCTGGTGGCAGTGAATAGCAACTATCTTCAGTAGTATTTTGCACATTTTATGAATTTTGGAATGCCTTTGAGCCAGCCATATAGGGCCCAACCAAAGGCAATGGCTAAAGTGAAACAATGACTGGGGTAAGTAAAGAGCGGGAGAGTAAGAAAACGGTGAAAATTACAATGGTCTACTGAGGAACATGGCTGCCATTAGTGAGAAAAATGACCCACCCCCACCCCAagacacacacacgcacaaCAAAGAAACAAAGATTGCATGAGACCCATCAGATTAGTATTACATCAATCCAGTACAGAATTATGAAGATATTTTATTGGAGTTCTAACTATCCATGAGAAAGCTGGATTTGAAGTGTTTGCAGTGTAATTTATATTTGACATGTAAGATAGTGGGCCAGACCTTCCCAAATTCACAATGGTTACTGATACGTGAGATAGTTCTATATGGTACCCAAACAAAACTGTTATGTTGCCTTTGAAAGAGGCAATGCACAGATAATTTTATTCTTTCAAGTACACATACACATTAcatttttgttttaaaaattatagaaacaGGAGTGCCATATCACGCTAAGTATGTAGTCAATACGAAGAATGAGAAAAGGTGAAGCAATCATAGTGCATAGAGTTAGAACATCGGAAGAAGAAATTACCCGAGCACGCATCGCGACTGCACGACCACGGCCAACTCCAACAGCTGATCCTTTGCCCTACATTAGACAAAAGACACAAGAATCGTGCATCATCTCACCATTAGCTTGTCACACAGCGAAACACTAAACGGTACAGGAAATCATCAGCCACTAACCCTAATCCTCGCTTCCAAACGCTTGAACATTGGAGCGTTCTTGAGCATATCCGGTATAATCATAAATCTGCAGAACGATAAAGGCAAAACCCACACACAGGAAAAAAAATTAGGGCGCTGCAACTCAACAACATTGCATCGAGAAACAAATCGAGTCTTCCAATTACCTCACTCTGCTTCCTCTGATGAAGACGTGCTCCAGCTGCGACACCTTCCCATCCTGCAGATAAATCGACAAAAAAAAGAAGGGAATTACTCAGGGGAGCGAAATCGATGGGGATCTGGCTCAGATCCGGAGGTAGCGCGGGCGGAGAGAGCGTACCTTGGCGGTGAAGGTGATGTTCTCGAGCTGGCAGTTCCAGTTGTCCTCGCACTCGACCATGGACCCCCGGTACACCTCGCCGGTCTTGAGCTCCACCGTCACCACGTGGCCCGCCGCCTCGTGGAGCAGCTTCACGGGGATTCCCAGGCTCCGGCTCatcttcccctccccgccctcctctctctctctctctctctctctctctctctctctctctctctccctctttccccTTCGCGCCGCTAAAACCCCAGCTCGCGGAAAAAGCAGGCGGCACGAGACGAAGCCGAGGCGGCGAAGGAAGGGAAGGAAAataaagaggaagaagaaggcttgGATCGTACTGGGCCGTTTGGTTACAAGACCCAGCCCGAACAAGAGAACGGAGGCCCGGCCCAAGTCGCCGCGAGAAACGACCGCACCGAATCGCTTGGCGATGAAGGAAAATCGCCGAAACGGAGGAAAGAAACGGATGCGACGCCGACGCGGCTTCAATCCACCACCAGTCCGTCCGCTCACCTAGAAACCAGCCAGCTCCCACATTCATTTCGCTCCCCAGTCCCCCACGCGTACGAACTCGCAGATCGGAGAGACCGAGGCGACCGCGGACTTGCttcccctctcttcctccctccgACCCTCCCCACTTTCGCGCGAGAAGGTTCTAGAGTGGTCGAGTCGAAGGGGTTCCGATGGCGCTGCAATGGATGATCCTGGCGTgcgtggtggcggtggaggcggcggtggccgcgctGGTCACGCTCCCGGCGCCCCGCGCCGTGCGGGGCCAGATCGTCGGGCTCACGTCCTTGCTCCTGCAGCCGCTCGCCAGCGTGATACCCTTCGCTGCCTTCCAGCTTCTCGGTGCGTGCGTCGCCCCGGCCTCCCGGACCTCCTGCTTGTGCCGCTGATCCTTTTCAGAATCTGATTGGTTCCCCTCTTTTTTCTGATGTGAGTGCAGATATCTACTGGAAGAAGGAGCACAGGCTGATGTGCACCTCGGAGATTTGCACAGCCGAGGAGCGCATCCGTTTTGAGAAATCGGTGAGTGGTCGGTTTTTCTTTGTGCGTGTAGATTTGTTGACTGTTCTTAGGGTTATGGTTTTCCTGAGTACTAGCTTTTTAAGTCTAAAATAAGTTAATTAGCTGTTTTCCCCTTAGAGAGGGTTATATATTAGTTGGGCTATCTTGATTCTGTCTTCTTGACATCATAGTATTGGCGAATGGCGATTCGCGACTTTGAAAAACAACACCGTGGTAATATAGAGAAAGTATCAGAGTATTGGGTATGGTTATGGCTGGATTATTGATGTATTGGTGATACATAGTGACATGGACCTGATTTAGTGAACTATGGCTACCGAGGATGCATGAGCTGGTCTGTTTAAATCTTACTACGAGTTTTGGAAAGGTTTAATGATACTCTTATCTTCAATTTGATATGCTACTAATTTAGTAATATGATTACTCCCCAAATTTTAAATGGCTGTGGCAAGAAGTGGAATAAAGACAAATTACTCCCCAAATTTTAAATGGCTCTGGCAAGAAgtggaatttttatttttaaacacAAGTTAGAGAACCAGAAACTGGATGCAAGTTGCAGGAGCAAAATTTGGGTTTGGGATAACAGAGGAAATGAATGTATTCTTGTGTTAGACACAGAACCTATTATCCTTCATGCGTAAGCCCAGTATGCAGATTAGAAGCTTCGCCTATCAGCTTACTTTCTGCAAAGGAACTTCAGGTTTTCTCTGTTAAATATCATCAAATATATGTTCATTTGCAGCCAGCATAACTAAGGACACCATTTCTTAAAAGGACACCGTCCTGTGAGGCTGGAATATCTGTGTTAAGAACTATGAAGTTTATGTACAGGTTGCATGATAAGTACCATCGTTGAGGCACCTTTTGGGCTAAACTTCTCAGAGTCTGAAATGCTCTCATGTATTCCAGAAGAGTAAGGCCCAATGAAGTTGGTAGTGCATAATACACTTTTTTACCCTTTAGGAGTAATGTTAGATGGATCTTGTTCTACTACTAGTAAAGGGAAACCAATGTGGAGCGTGATGGGTGCATTTTGATCATGTGTCAATTTGAGGAAGTAGGTGCAACTGAGGCAAAAGTATCACGCTGGAGTAATGTTAGTCGCAAAATAATAGCGGGTGTCCCTTTATTTTGTAGATTGAAAAATTTAAACATTAATTCAGCATTTACAAATCAATTAGCAATACATCGCACACAAGCTATTCTACAATGTTGCATCTGCAAAAAGATCACAAAATATTACTGTCGTGGCTCTaagaggagggccacagccgggtggcgtagtgcacccgcctaatcccagagggtggttactcgggaAAGTGCAAGCTATTCCTCAGACCTactcatgaagcaagaacacaagaacacacgaggatttagagtggttcgggccgccggagcgtaataccctacgtccactgagagttctattgctctagagttcgtggatgagtctatcctctgcctctaaGCCCCTTTTGAGACTTGAGTccttctctagcgggcgtcccccttttatagcgcaagcAGGActcgtacacaggcgttggaccccgacaggtgggcccaacaaggatgcaTAGTTTACCATCCAAAAGACATTAACAGTGCCTTGTGAATCTCTTtctggatacgcttcatcgcccttaagactctctgaccgagggaggtcttcacctgtcccatcggcgaggcgcccgttgaggcggtgtaggttgcggcgtagagtattgggtctaccgcgtaggcgttatgatattCCGTCGCCGAGCtatcgtgtctaactggcgttgcAGACTGACGCGCATGGCGTGGGCagcgccagcggctgcactgtgcatcttggtaacgcgcgatcacagtacagcctggcaaaagtcacctcgggctctgctgtagcagagcgcacttaacatcgcccgcattgaatgcggtaggtggctaGTCTTCCCGGGGAAGCTTCGCGGCtgcgcgcgtgcctgcgcctgcgggcacgtggcggctccggaccccctcaagcggggtgtctgttccctccccgctgaggggtccggatagtatatgggggtccggga from Panicum virgatum strain AP13 chromosome 9K, P.virgatum_v5, whole genome shotgun sequence encodes:
- the LOC120646698 gene encoding small nuclear ribonucleoprotein SmD3b-like; its protein translation is MSRSLGIPVKLLHEAAGHVVTVELKTGEVYRGSMVECEDNWNCQLENITFTAKDGKVSQLEHVFIRGSRVRFMIIPDMLKNAPMFKRLEARIRGKGSAVGVGRGRAVAMRARAAAGRGGGPVGRGGAPPVRR
- the LOC120646699 gene encoding uncharacterized protein LOC120646699, which gives rise to MALQWMILACVVAVEAAVAALVTLPAPRAVRGQIVGLTSLLLQPLASVIPFAAFQLLDIYWKKEHRLMCTSEICTAEERIRFEKSMFKAQRNVILCVSACLLYWCIYRIVKYNKDIKALEETEKRLKEE